In Festucalex cinctus isolate MCC-2025b chromosome 17, RoL_Fcin_1.0, whole genome shotgun sequence, the genomic stretch GAACCGAGACGGAATCATCAGCAAGGACGACCTGAGGGACGTGCTGGCCACCATGGGCCAACTGAACGTGAAGAACGAGGAGCTGGAGGCCATGGTGAAGGAGGCCAGCGGACCAATCAACTTCACCGTCTTCCTCACCATGTTTGGCGAGAAGCTGAAGGGTCCGGTTGACGAGCGGCGCGCATTCACAGCAGACATTTTCTTTTGGGCTTGACCTCGTTTGGGTTACAAGTAGCACTGAAAAACTTTGACTAATCAtgaaattgcaattttttttcaatgtcgcGATTGCGATTATTTTTATACTACATTTAGCATAGTTAAAAAATTACATaatctttgtcatttttatgattcattatgttatgcattttttcccataatgccacagtaCATGCCCAAGTCATTACCgcatatgggaaaaaaaatgcttccatTGTTTTAGCTAAAAGTACTTTTGAAGGTACTTTGTAAGCTAAATAGTTAAATATGAGCAGATGGGACAAAATGCtacgtttttagcatttagctacaAGTACGTTCCAACTTATTTGCAAATATTTACGAACATACTtcgtaggctaaatgctaaaaacttttacccataatgccacgggttATGTACATGCCCAAGTCAATACCccatgtaggaaaaaaatgctactttgttagcatttaactacaagtacgtttgaatGTCCTTTTTAAGTTAAATGCTAAAATATGAGCAGATGGGACAAAATGATAGCTTTTTAGTATTTAGCTACAAGTAGGCTACGTTCAAACttatttgtaaatatgttcGAAGGTACTTTGTAggcaggctaaatgctaaaaacttttACCCATAATGCCACCGGCTATGTGCATGCCCAAGTCAATACCccatatgggaaaaaaatttaCGTTGCTAGCATTTAGCTACAAGGATGTTCAAATGTACTTtgtaagctaaatgctaaaatatgAACAAGTGGGACAAAATGCTACcttttgttagcatttagctacaACATACGTTGtcaatacgtttgaacgtacttcgtaggctaaatgctaaagacTTTTACCAATAATGCCACAGGCCATGTACATGCCGAAGTCAATACCCCACATGAGAATAAAAAATGCTATGTTTTTAGTATTTACCTACAAGTActttcgaacgtacttgtaggctaaatgctcaAATATGGGCAGATGGGGAAAAACATGCtacgtttttagcatttagctacaagtatgttcaaacgtactttGTAAGCTAAATGCTACAATATGGGCAGATGGGAAAAATATGCtacgtttttagcatttagctacaagtacattcaaacgtatttgtaAATACGCTCGAATGTACTTcgtaagctaaatgctaaaaaggtagctttttcccccccataaaTTCACGGTGTATTGACTTgtctaagttaaaaaaaaaataaaaaataaatgctattttagcatttggcctacTTTATACCAATATGttaaaaaattacataacaATTGTTtagattattatattataattatttattaggTTTGTTTGCCGTGCATGATTTCCATTCGGTATTTTTACCCATAATGCTAGAGGGTATTGTGCATTCCCAAGTCAATATAGTGAAAATAAGTAACTCTTTAGCATTTAGCTCAgagtacgttcaaacgtatttaaacacgttcaaaataaataccccGACTAACTGGATTTTCCTCATCTAGGTGCTGATCCCGAGGACGTAATCGTGAGCGCTTTCAAGGTCCTGGACCCCGAGGCCACCGGCGCCATCAAGAAAGAATTGTAAGCTATCCGACGTTCCTATTTTGTTCATTGCGTCATCTTAAATCAACATAAccttttcatccatttttacTCCTCTAGCCTTGAGGAGCTGCTGACCACCCTATGCGACAGGTTCACCGCCGAGGAGGTGAGCGCTGTCGTTATTTTTAGCACTTTATGCTATGAGAGGTTCTAAGCCAGGGAACGTCCTTGTGTAtaatcacaggcatatattctttatcctctgcgaagaatgACTAACattactgtggatttttttgtactGTAAGTCAAGACACCACTATTTTTTTAGGGTAAAAAACTTTTGTAATCACGATGCACAATCTCTTTTATTTGTCGTCCATCCAGATGACCAACCTGTGGGCTGCTTTCCCCCCTGATGTGGCTGGCAACGTGGACTACAAGAACATCTGCTACGTCATCACACACGGAGAGGACAAGGAAGAAGAGTAAAGCTGCCTCTctgaaaataaacagaaaacaaaaacaagcaaaaaaaaataaaatccactttTATGCCAAACTGTACCGAACCGTCCCCACACAACAACCCGCTCTGACCCCGCGCACATGCCCCCCCGGGACGACCTGAACGAAAGCTGCggtggtgtttgtgtgtgactaCCGACAtgggattatttaaaaaaagaaaaaaagtctcgtTCTATCTCTGTCCCTTCTCCTTTACCGTCCATTCTGTTCATACGTGTTAAGGCCAGCAGTTGCATGCATCACACCTACATTATGCAGTCTATAAAATTTCTCTTGGGTGCTGCGCGGTGCATGCACAGCTACCTACTTGAAACAAGTGAGCAGTCTGACCCACTTGGTCTGTTGGTCTCAACCTCGCaacgatattgaatggtgttgaccTCGTTTTGTGGAGGAGGAGTGGGAGTTTTGCACTAAAATAGTCAGCGTCCATCCGACTCTTTCTCCCAGAGGACAGGTCAGGTTGCAGGGAGTTTAAGTCAATCTGGCTTCTTCACCTCCCTTGCTGCTGTTTTCCcacctgttgttgttgtgactgTCCATGTCTCCACTGTAACAAAGAAGTACAAATAAAAGCCACTGTCTTTCGTATCATActgtcttttttggggggtcaaGAGTACTGTAGAGTACAGGTATGGCCACGCGCTGACTAATAAATGCAGTCTAATCATACAGTCAACAACCTCAATTTTtacaaaaccaaataaatactaaattcgctgaaaatgacatcatagtcgctcaggtaacgaccaatcgcggCTTACGTGTTTTCcgagtcgtgattggtcgttacctgagccctaagtatttgtgatgtcattttcagtaagAGAGCATCCccctgggatggataaaaacgggcaGATTTGGCTGCCTTAATTTATATTACACAATGACAATATTATtcagaatatcgtgtttagactagtgggcctGCATGGAACACATGATAAAGAAATTTTTGGCCTTATCTTCCCTTTAAAAGATCTGAAAATTATCATTTTTGGTTCATCTTTTTATGCCAAACCAAAAATAATTAGATGCTATTCCACTAGATGGAAGCAGATAGCTCATTAAACTGTGAGCCCACTTTTTTGGCGTTTTTGTTTGGTGCTGCTGAGAATGTTTTTCTAAAGTAAAATATGTGATCTGGCTCTTTGGTAAACAACAATGAAGTGTAGTAGTGGATTGTggtggtgtacctaataaaatgtCCACTATCTGTGTTGTCCAAAGTTGAGCCACGTGATGTATACGCAGGAAGTAAAGAATCAAAAGCAAAACGCTTTCTCTCGTCAAAGTAAAATATACCTTCCGTTTATTGGCTTTCATAAACGTCTGTAGAGAAATCCATGATGGATATGAATATAtacttaatttaaatttttaaattagATTCAAGAATGAAATATGTTATTACAAGGTAAGTAATGCCATATTGTACAATTCTACTTtgaaaatacaaacaggaagtgagcgttATGCCGACGTTTTGACGGCCGGGAGTGGGGCCTTTTGACTGACGGTTTCTGGACGAGGCCATCACCACATCAAACCCACTTGCTCTCTGCACACGTGAAAATGGCAGCTTGGTAATGTGGACCGTGGGCTCCGGAATCCCTCGATGTCGCCTCGCCGTGCCTTCGTGAGTACCGCCGCCGCCCGGCAGagacccaccaccaccacctccaccATGGCCTCGCCGCTGTCCCCCCGCCGCACATCTGTCAGACCGGCTTCGGCGgtggtcgtcgtcgtcgtgctGCTGATGTCGGTGATCACCGCGGAGGGCTCCCAGGGCGACAAAGAGCCGGTGTACCGGGATTGCGTGAAGCAGTGTGTCCAAACCAACTGCACCGGAGCTCGGCTACGGTGGTACGAGACGGTCCAGCCGCAGTACATGGCGCTGACAGGTGAGCAAGATACCCAAATTCGtggattaaatatttattttccccATGAATAAGCCATACACTATTTCGTGAAAAACGCATATTagatttatcctttttttttttttttttttaagatttccctttggtcacattatttttttttaaatgcattttaattgtcatcaattaaatgtgaattattttgttatttgagATACGAGTGTATTTGATTTACACCTCCCAAAGATACAAGCCattaatcgattttttatttattttttttcttcgatttagagcagggctggactggccatctgccCTACCGGGCATGGGCCAGCCTGTTTTGGGGCCGATGCATGtgcttttgaattattattttccagggtttttcctgtctACAAAATTCACGGGTGGCCACCTCCACCTTGTTTTCTCACCACCTCCAGCCTAAGTGACTgataatgaatgaatgcttTAACATAATAGTCATATTCTTACTGGAACTATTATTCTTATTGTTTGAAACATGGAATTATTATATGATGCCTGTAAAAAATGAAAGCGCGCGCACAGAATAAACACACGTCATGATCGTCATGGTGCATAGTCaggattagggatgttcaataccacttttttttcccgaccaaTAATGATaccaaataccgataccactagtaaatAAAATTCCCCACCCATAAATGATAGatgattttaaagaaagacctcaaTATATtccaatatattatttttccttaaaattgcatgaagttaATGACAACTTTGTGTTCATATAAGTTCTGATTTCTTgtccctgatcgtaaaacggccGCAAGAGGGCGGCTGATAATGGTATCGGTCAGCACCGTGAGtcccgataccttaaaataagactggtattggTATACCTGATATCGGGAGTCACCCATCATAGTCAGGATGATACCACCTcactttgagccaggaaaaaaccCTGTaatttcctacattttaccccaagagaacTGGCCCACAATTTCGAGAGACTAGTCCAGTAATCCAGTTTGAATATAGATCACAAACTGAAAAATCATCAGTAATCCTGTTTATGATCAAACATTTGAGACACTAACATAGACGACTGTtagctagcttcatgctaacattaATGCAATTTGCAAAGACGAGCTAACAAATTGTGTGGCAATGTTAACTCAAATCACATGTAGACAAACAATATTACAATACCTGCGGACATATGTTCTTCAACATTTGCCAAAACTACTCCTACTGCATCCTACGagtcacttaactcattcacttccagtccagttaaaatggatttttagcgtatatagccgtcaatgacagtgaatgagttaaattttgAAAGTCTTCTTTTAATCCCACTTTTACTATTGACTATTATACTGCTCCGTGTTGTATCGTAATTTCCATGAGGATTGAGTGAGCAGTGAATGACATAATTTAGGTATTAAGGAGCGAAAATGTTGAACTAGGTGGCTatggaattgtttttttatttaatttagtgGAATTGGGCCCAAAGCTGATGTGATTTAAAATCTAAGATAACCACGGGGTACTTTGAACAAATTTGACAAcatttctcattttgtttttgtagtaatattctttaaattgtacttttactttttgaaaCATGCTGTAGTTTTGTTTGTGGTTAAAGCTACTCCTTGGAGTCACCGTACAAGTTAAAATCAGGTTTTTCTTGTCGAGCAAGGCGTCGCATAAGTGGAGCGTTAACACTTCTCTGGTTTCATCGCAATTATTGTCTGCTGTTACTACCAGGATTGAGTTTATGATTCCAATTTCCTAGAATGATGCTAATTTAGGAAATATCCAAAGTGGGCCTTGGTGTAGCATGTTGTATACTTCAGATAGCTTGGTGGTCTAGTGCAGCGTTTTCCAACCTTTTATTggatatattttattcattcaaaaaTTCGCCAAATTACTCTGGCCCTGTTTAAGTGACACCAAAGCTATtatttggttagcaacaggtGAATACAAACGCTCCACTCAGTCTGAAACGATACAATCTGTATTTACGTTTTTCTTCTTAACGTTG encodes the following:
- the mylpfb gene encoding myosin regulatory light chain 2, skeletal muscle isoform X3, with product MFEQSQIQEYKEAFTIIDQNRDGIISKDDLRDVLATMGQLNVKNEELEAMVKEASGPINFTVFLTMFGEKLKGADPEDVIVSAFKVLDPEATGAIKKEFLEELLTTLCDRFTAEEMTNLWAAFPPDVAGNVDYKNICYVITHGEDKEEE
- the mylpfb gene encoding myosin regulatory light chain 2, skeletal muscle isoform X2, with protein sequence MAPKKAKRRQQQGEGGSSNVFSMFEQSQIQEYKEAFTIIDQNRDGIISKDDLRDVLATMGQLNVKNEELEAMVKEASGPINFTVFLTMFGEKLKGADPEDVIVSAFKVLDPEATGAIKKEFLEELLTTLCDRFTAEEMTNLWAAFPPDVAGNVDYKNICYVITHGEDKEEE